A region from the Benincasa hispida cultivar B227 chromosome 12, ASM972705v1, whole genome shotgun sequence genome encodes:
- the LOC120067028 gene encoding AAA-ATPase At2g46620-like, protein MGFFSTAVASSLFFIIVFVLVLRFITKTSLVYMVVKGFQAITDYFHVYQYYRIPQFDDNLQQNQLYLRVHTYLHSLPSLEDSNFANIFCGAKPRDIFLRLDCDQTVHDTFLGAKIRWKIEMHRDHHRQNGHFSIVLKLRKDDKRRIFRQYFQHILSITDEIEQQKREIKMHINVDDGTRRWTAVPFTHPATFGTVVMDVDLKNKVKSDLEQFLKSKQYYHKLGRVWKRSFLLYGQPGTGKSSFVAAMAKFLQYDIYNIDMSKISSDSDMTILLLQTTPRSLILVEDLDRHLMKRSTATSVSGVLNFMDGIASYCGEERVVVFTMSDKSGIDEAALRPGRVDVHLHFPPCDFSAFKSLAISHLGVKDHKLFSQVEEVFQSGATMSPAEIGEIMIANRSSPSRALKSIITALQINGGDGDGMDRNGFKWTGAGSEIHGEDGIQSRRLFFKDNLSMKLYGLLRLGLRKHEQCSDSHSMDKNRF, encoded by the coding sequence ATGGGGTTTTTCAGCACCGCAGTAGCTTCTTCCTTGTTCTTCatcattgtttttgttttggttcTTCGTTTTATAACCAAAACATCTCTGGTGTACATGGTGGTCAAGGGTTTTCAAGCAATTACAGACTACTTCCATGTCTACCAATACTACAGAATTCCCCAATTCGACGACAATCTACAGCAGAATCAACTCTACCTCCGTGTACATACGTACCTTCATTCCTTACCTTCGCTCGAGGATTCCAATTTTGCCAACATATTCTGCGGTGCAAAGCCGCGCGATATTTTCCTCCGCCTCGACTGCGACCAAACCGTCCACGATACCTTCCTTGGGGCAAAAATCCGCTGGAAAATCGAGATGCATAGAGATCATCATCGCCAGAACGGCCATTTTTCGATCGTTCTGAAGTTGAGAAAGGATGATAAGCGCAGAATATTCCGCCAGTACTTCCAACACATCCTCTCGATCACCGACGAGATTGAACAACAGAAGAGAGAAATCAAGATGCACATAAACGTGGATGATGGTACAAGACGGTGGACGGCGGTGCCGTTTACACACCCGGCGACATTCGGTACGGTGGTGATGGACGTCGATTTGAAGAACAAGGTAAAATCCGATCTCGAACAGTTCCTGAAATCAAAGCAATACTATCACAAATTAGGCCGCGTTTGGAAGCGAAGCTTCCTACTATACGGTCAGCCAGGGACGGGAAAGTCGAGCTTCGTGGCGGCCATGGCGAAGTTCCTGCAGTACGACATCTACAACATCGACATGTCGAAAATCTCGAGCGATTCCGACATGACGATCCTGCTGCTTCAAACGACCCCGAGGTCGTTGATTCTGGTGGAGGATCTTGATCGGCATCTGATGAAACGATCGACGGCGACGAGCGTGTCGGGTGTACTGAACTTCATGGACGGCATCGCATCGTACTGCGGTGAAGAGCGTGTGGTGGTGTTCACAATGAGCGATAAGAGTGGGATTGATGAAGCGGCGCTGCGGCCAGGACGGGTGGATGTTCACCTTCATTTTCCGCCGTGTGACTTCTCGGCCTTCAAGAGTTTAGCGATCAGTCATTTGGGGGTGAAGGATCACAAGCTGTTCTCTCAGGTGGAGGAGGTTTTTCAGAGTGGAGCCACCATGAGCCCGGCCGAGATTGGTGAGATCATGATAGCCAATCGGAGCTCCCCATCTCGGGCCTTGAAATCCATCATCACTGCCTTGCAAATCAACGGCGGCGACGGCGACGGCATGGACCGGAATGGATTCAAATGGACGGGGGCTGGGTCGGAGATTCATGGTGAGGATGGGATTCAATCTAGACGATTATTTTTCAAAGATAATTTAAGTATGAAACTTTATGGCCTCTTGAGATTGGGACTCAGAAAACATGAACAATGTTCGGATTCTCACTCAATGGacaaaaatagattttga
- the LOC120067029 gene encoding ATPase family AAA domain-containing protein 1-like, giving the protein MENLYYNYPKSQLDHRLVLKSRLWQTQRLFFRLVMGSGSSETRFVQELLLYAASAALSCLVLFAGLRHLDPNREASKKALEHKKEIAKRLGRPLIHTNPYEDVIACDVINPDHIDVEFNSIGGLESIKQALIELVILPLKRPELFSHGKLLGPQKGVLLYGPPGTGKTMLAKAIAKESGAVFINVRISNLMSKWFGDAQKLVAAVFSLAYKLQPAIIFIDEVDSFLGQRRTTDHEAMTNMKTEFMALWDGFTTDQNARVMVLAATNRPSELDEAILRRLPQAFEIGIPDRRERAEILKVILKGERVENNIDYDRVASLCEGYTGSDILELCKKAAYFPIRDLLDEEKKGKQSSEPRPLSQADLEKVLATSTKTKVAASEYTGLSSNSSGWTGHREAGDYEVQAAISELSKLVVSQILNIQSETRDS; this is encoded by the exons ATGGAAAATTTATACTATAATTATCCAAAGTCCCAACTCGATCACCGACTCGTTCTAAAGTCGAGATTGTGGCAAACCCAACGTCTCTTCTTCCGGTTGG TTATGGGTAGCGGTTCGTCCGAGACGAGGTTCGTACAGGAATTGCTTCTCTACGCAGCCAGCGCCGCCTTGAGCTGCTTGGTTCTCTTTGCTGGCCTACGCCACCTCGACCCCAACCGCGAGGCCTCCAAGAAGGCTCTCGAGCACAAGAAGGAAATTGCCAAACGCTTGGGCCGCCCTCTCATCCACACCAATCCTTACGAG GATGTGATTGCCTGCGATGTTATAAACCCTGATCACATTGATGTGGAATTTAACTCCATTGGAGGCCTGGAGAGTATCAAGCAAGCTTTAATTGAATTGGTGATTCTTCCACTAAAGAGGCCCGAGTTATTTTCGCATGGGAAGCTTCTTGGTCCTCAGAAAGGAGTTTTGTTGTATGGACCTCCTGGTACTGGGAAAACAATGCTGGCAAAAGCTATTGCAAAGGAGTCTGGAGCTGTTTTCATTAATGTCAGGATTTCTAATCTGATGAGCAAATGGTTTGGAGATGCACAAAAGCTAG TGGCTGCTGTGTTTAGCTTGGCTTATAAGCTCCAGCCTGCTATTATATTCATCGATGAGGTTGATAGTTTTTTGGGTCAGCGGCGAACAACAGATCATGAAGCAATGACAAACATGAAGACTGAGTTCATGGCCTTATGGGATGGATTTACCACAGATC AGAATGCTCGTGTAATGGTCCTTGCTGCTACTAATCGCCCATCTGAACTGGATGAAGCTATACTTCGACGTCTTCCACAAGCCTTTGAGATTGGAATACCTGACCGGAGGGAGAGAGCAGAGATATTAAAGGTGATTTTGAAGGGTGAGCGTGTTGAAAACAATATAGACTATGACCGCGTGGCAAGCTTGTGTGAGGGTTACACAGGTTCAGATATTCTTGAACTGTGCAAGAAAGCTGCTTATTTCCCAATCAGGGATCTCCTTGATGAAGAAAAGAAGGGGAAACAATCTTCT GAGCCAAGACCCCTATCGCAGGCAGATTTGGAAAAGGTTCTTGCTACATCTACAAAGACAAAGGTTGCTGCAAGTGAATACACTGGTCTGAGCTCTAACTCATCAGGGTGGACAGGGCACAGGGAAGCTGGCGATTATGAGGTTCAAGCCGCAATAAGCGAACTCTCCAAGCTAGTGGTCTCCCAAATCTTGAATATCCAATCCGAAACCCGAGACTCGTGA
- the LOC120068053 gene encoding cytochrome b5, with protein MASDPKVHLFEEVAKHNKTKDCWLVISGKVYDVTPFMEDHPGGDEVLLSATGKDATNDFEDVGHSDAAREMMDKYYIGEIDPSTVPSKKIYIPSQQTQHNPDKTPEFVIKILQFLVPILILGLAFAVRHYTKNE; from the exons ATGGCTTCGGATCCAAAGGTTCATCTATTCGAAGAAGTGGCAAAGCACAACAAAACCAAAGATTGCTGGCTTGTAATCTCTGGGAAG GTTTATGATGTAACTCCTTTCATGGAGGATCACCCCGGAGGTGATGAAGTATTATTGTCAGCAACTG GGAAAGATGCCACAAATGATTTCGAAGATGTTGGGCACAGTGATGCGGCAAGAGAAATGATGGACAAATATTACATCGGAGAAATTGATCCTTCAACTGTTCCCTCGAAGAAGATTTACATTCCATCACAACAAACCCAGCACAACCCAGATAAGACACCTGAGTTTGTGATTAAAATCTTGCAGTTTTTGGTTCCCATATTGATTTTGGGTTTGGCATTTGCCGTTCGACACTACACCaagaatgaatga
- the LOC120068050 gene encoding GTPase-activating protein gyp7-like yields the protein MKALRRTQTSSSSNSNPNSNSNSNSSSPSSSWVHLRSVLVVVSSSSPSSCSSSDRSRLKSPWSRRKRKHALSPRQWKTVFNPDGKLRDGGIKFLKKVRSGGVDPSIRAEVWPFLLGVYDLKSSKKERDIIKTQKRKEYEKLRKQCRRLIKRRNESSKWNEFRDMIDVGEDGFLVRDIDSPSSEDVVSARESLSSEERCSNVELLDEAFCSLLEGEGSSRRITADSSLVLNSDFSDSDSSDDLDLSQTFPSMDGMEEPYLDMTLKENSSPSSTDVSSKLHNSEDFATWQRIIRLDALRSNSEWVPYLSSQATVSDGRARRCAEAVGLVDYDHLEPCMIFHAARLVAILEAYALYDPEIGYCQGMSDLLSPIITVISEDHEAFWCFVGFMRKARHNFRLDEVGIRRQLNIVSKIIRSKDSHLYKHLEKLEAEDCFFVYRMVVVLFRRELTFEQTLCLWEVIWADQAAIRAGIGKSAWSRIRQRAPPTDDLLLYAIAASVLQRRKLIIEKYNSMDEILRECNSMAGHLDVWKLLDGAHDLVVTLHDKIETSFQ from the exons ATGAAAGCTCTCCGGAGAACTCAAACTTCGTCCTCATCCAATTCCAATCCCAATTCCAACTCCAACTCcaattcttcttctccttcctcgTCCTGGGTTCACTTGCGTTCCGTTTTAGTGGTTGTCAGCTCCTCCTCGCCATCTTCATGTTCTTCCTCTGATCG GAGTCGTCTCAAATCACCATGGTCGcgtagaaaaagaaaacatgcacTTTCACCTCGACAGTGGAAAACTGTGTTTAATCCAGATGGAAAACTCCGCGATGGTGGAATTAAGTTTCTAAAAAAAGTTCGCAGTGGA GGTGTTGATCCAAGTATTCGGGCAGAGGTCTGGCCTTTCCTTCTTGGAGT CTATGACCTCAAGAGTTCTAAAAAGGAAAGGGATATTATCAAGACTCAAAAAAG AAAGGAATATGAAAAACTCCGCAAACAGTGCAGGCGGTTAATAAAACGTAGGAATGAAAGCTCTAAGTGGAATGAATTTAGGGACATGATTGATGTTGGGGAAGACGGCTTTCTTGTCCGAGACATAGATTCTCCTAGTTCGGAAGATGTGGTTAGTGCTAGAGAGTCCCTTTCAAGCGAAGAAAGGTGTTCCAATGTTGAACTTTTAGATGAAGCCTTCTGCTCTTTGTTGGAAGGGGAAGGGAGTTCAAGACGGATAACAGCTGATAGTTCTTTGGTACTGAATTCGGACTTCTCAGATTCGGACTCCTCAGATGACTTGGATCTTAGTCAAACATTTCCCTCCATGGATGGAATGGAAGAGCCTTATCTTGATATGACACTCAAGGAAAATTCTTCTCCCTCTAGCACCGATGTCTCATCAAAGCTCCACAATAGTGAAGATTTTGCAACATGGCAGCGGATTATTCGACTTGATGCACTTCGTTCTAACTCAGAATGGGTACCATACTTGTCATCTCAAGCAACGGTTTCGGATGGCAGAGCTAGGCGGTGTGCTGAGGCTGTTGGTTTAGTTGATTACGACCATCTAGAACCTTGTATGATTTTCCATGCTGCAAGGCTAGTGGCAATTCTTGAAGCATATGCTCTCTATGACCCCGAAATTGGTTATTGTCAAGGCATGAGCGATCTACTCTCTCCTATCATTACCGTGATTTCAGAGGATCACGAGGCATTCTGGTGTTTTGTTGGTTTCATGCGCAAAGCTCGCCACAACTTTAGGCTTGATGAGGTTGGGATTAGAAGGCAATTAAACATAGTCTCTAAGATTATTAGGAGCAAGGACTCGCACCTTTACAAGCACTTGGAGAAACTTGAGGCCGAGGATTGCTTTTTTGTGTACCGGATGGTTGTGGTGCTATTCAGAAGGGAATTGACATTTGAACAGACGTTATGTCTGTGGGAAGTGATATGGGCTGACCAGGCAGCCATAAGGGCTGGAATAGGGAAGTCTGCATGGAGCCGGATAAGGCAACGAGCTCCACCAACAGATGATTTACTGCTCTATGCAATCGCTGCTTCAGTACTGCAGAGAAGAAAACTGATCATAGAGAAGTATAATAGCATGGATGAAATTCTGAGGGAATGTAATAGCATGGCTGGGCACCTTGATGTGTGGAAACTTCTCGATGGTGCACACGATTTGGTGGTAACCTTACACGATAAGATAGAGACGTCCTTTCAGTAA
- the LOC120068051 gene encoding probable 6-phosphogluconolactonase 4, chloroplastic, whose product MASASFSLPSTLSILSSTLSTSPKLSFPLHSLSVPSKPLAFSLSFSQIFSGVSRLHPPKKQLGSRALASLTDMASEKRVFDSEEDLAVSLAKYTADLSHHFTNKRGAFTVVLSGGSLIKCLRKLVEPPYVDSIDWSKWHVFWVDERVVPKDHVDSNYKLAYDGFLSQVPILPGHVYAINDALSVEGAAEDYETCLKHLVNTKVIDISAARGFPKFDLMLLGMGPDGHVASLFPGHPLLNENQKWVTFIKDSPKPPPERITFTYPVINSSAYIALVVPGASKADAVYTALGGGSSQNAETLPVQRVAPEGVLTWFLDKDAASKL is encoded by the exons atggcTTCCGCGTCGTTCTCACTTCCTTCCACGCTTTCTATACTCTCTTCTACTCTGTCAACATCTCCTAAGCTTTCCTTTCCGCTTCACTCTCTCTCGGTTCCTTCCAAGCCCCTTGCTTTCTCCCTCAGCTTTTCCCAAATTTTCTCTGGGGTTTCCCGGTTACATCCCCCCAAGAAGCAGCTCGGTTCCAGAGCTCTTGCCTCCCTTACTGACATGGCATCCGAGAAGAGGGTTTTTGATTCCGAGGAAGATTTGGCTGTTTCTCTGGCCAAATACACCGCCGACTTGTCGCATCACTTTACTAACAAGAGGGGCGCTTTCACTGTGGTTCTCTCTGGTGGATCTCTCATCAAATGCCTCAG gAAACTGGTGGAGCCACCGTATGTTGATTCAATAGACTGGTCGAAATGGCACGTGTTTTGGGTTGACGAGAGAGTAGTACCCAAGGATCATGTTGACAGCAACTACAAACTCGCTTATGATGGATTTCTTTCTCAG GTGCCGATTCTCCCTGGTCACGTTTATGCTATTAATGACGCACTGTCTGTTGAGGGTGCAGCAGAAGATTATGAAACCTGCCTGAAGCATTTGGTAAATACCAAAGTGATTGATATCTCAGCAGCAAGGGGGTTCCCAAAATTTGATCTTATGCTTCTTGGTATGGGCCCAGATGGCCATGTGGCTTCTTTATTCCCAGGTCATCCCCTTCTAAATGAGAATCAGAAGTGGGTCACCTTCATCAAGGATTCCCCTAAACCACCCCCAGAGAGAATTACTTTCACCTATCCGGTTATCAACTCATCGGCATACATTGCACTTGTGGTGCCCGGTGCTAGCAAAGCGGACGCCGTGTATACTGCACTAGGAGGAGGAAGTTCTCAGAATGCTGAAACATTACCTGTTCAGAGGGTTGCTCCTGAAGGGGTTTTGACATGGTTCTTGGACAAGGATGCTGCTTCCAAGCTGTAA
- the LOC120068052 gene encoding probable 6-phosphogluconolactonase 4, chloroplastic, with translation MAITEKRVFDSEEDLAVSLAKYVAHLSDHFSKKKGLFTVVLSGGCLIECLRKLVEPPYVDSIDWSIWHIFWLDERVVPKTHVDSNYKLAFDGFLSKVPIPPSNVYAIDDALSAEGAAEEYEARLKHLVNTKVIDVSAKSGFPKFDLNLLGMGPDGHVASLFPGHPLLKENKKWVTFIKDSPKPPPERITLTFPVINSSDYIALVVPGAAKADAVYIALGGGNPPCAETLPVQRVAPEGTLTWFLDKDAASKL, from the exons ATGGCAATAACGGAGAAGAGGGTTTTTGATTCAGAGGAAGATTTGGCTGTTTCTCTCGCCAAATACGTCGCCCATTTGTCTGACCACTTTTCTAAGAAGAAGGGTCTTTTCACTGTGGTTCTCTCTGGTGGATGCCTCATCGAATGCCTCAG GAAATTGGTGGAACCACCCTATGTTGATTCCATAGACTGGTCGATATGGCACATATTTTGGCTGGATGAGAGAGTTGTACCCAAGACTCATGTTGACAGCAACTACAAACTCGCTTTTGATGGTTTTCTCTCTAAG GTTCCAATTCCCCCTAGTAACGTGTATGCCATTGATGATGCTCTATCAGCTGAGGGTGCAGCTGAAGAATATGAAGCACGTCTGAAGCATTTGGTGAATACCAAAGTGATTGATGTCTCGGCCAAAAGCGGTTTCCCTAAATTTGATCTGAATCTTCTTGGAATGGGACCAGATGGGCACGTGGCTTCTTTATTCCCAGGACATCCCCTTCTGAAAGAGAATAAGAAATGGGTTACCTTCATCAAGGATTCTCCAAAACCACCTCCAGAGAGAATCACTTTAACCTTTCCAGTTATCAACTCATCAGACTACATTGCTCTTGTGGTGCCTGGTGCTGCCAAAGCAGATGCTGTGTACATTGCATTAGGAGGAGGAAATCCTCCCTGTGCTGAAACTTTACCTGTTCAAAGGGTTGCTCCAGAAGGCACTCTGACGTGGTTCTTGGACAAGGATGCTGCTTCCAAGCTCTAA